A region from the Algoriphagus machipongonensis genome encodes:
- a CDS encoding 6-bladed beta-propeller translates to MRLIKWVLLVFFISCTGEKSEYQTEEKSETEPEEGIVLRPINIYEKLPDPIVQIDSLFEFVDLVPFEVPESAFLSSITKLKLVGSEFLVFDKKQLKLMLFDKSGKFIRTYGSKGEGPGEYLDISDFEVFDGKVYLMSRGNQALLVYDVDSGEFLEKIPIGIFGDKLASVGNGEFVIYVNHNTANDHFNIYRIDSMGNILDSYFRFDPKKETMIITISGFMTKSELGVNFSKPFHDTVYTYDVEGKDFKAKYHTDLLSEFMVENQRDFMALASPETLVKSVRGGESMNGNYLLENKDYLVFNFLDYSTFKSGVFDKENSEFSVFAYISENPIFRLFDDPQVLTDDNLLYFPVYGEKVMSDDFINQNFESEFQSKLVEKLEAKGKDYPYFICVSRIR, encoded by the coding sequence ATGAGGCTAATTAAGTGGGTACTCTTAGTTTTTTTTATTTCCTGCACAGGGGAGAAATCAGAATATCAAACTGAGGAAAAATCCGAAACAGAACCAGAAGAGGGGATTGTCCTTCGGCCAATCAATATCTATGAGAAGTTACCAGACCCAATAGTTCAAATTGATAGTTTATTTGAATTTGTGGATCTGGTGCCTTTTGAAGTTCCAGAATCAGCCTTTTTATCATCCATAACTAAATTAAAACTAGTAGGGAGTGAATTTCTAGTGTTCGATAAAAAGCAATTAAAATTGATGTTGTTTGATAAGTCGGGCAAGTTCATCAGGACTTATGGATCTAAAGGGGAAGGGCCAGGTGAATATTTAGACATTTCTGATTTTGAAGTTTTTGATGGAAAAGTGTATCTGATGTCAAGAGGAAATCAAGCGTTATTGGTTTATGACGTTGATTCAGGGGAGTTTTTGGAGAAAATTCCAATTGGCATTTTTGGAGACAAGTTGGCTTCAGTAGGAAATGGAGAGTTTGTGATTTACGTAAATCATAATACTGCAAATGATCATTTTAATATTTACAGAATTGATAGTATGGGAAATATTCTGGATTCTTATTTTAGGTTTGATCCAAAAAAGGAAACAATGATAATTACTATCTCCGGTTTTATGACGAAATCTGAGCTAGGGGTCAATTTTTCAAAGCCTTTTCATGATACGGTCTATACTTATGATGTTGAAGGAAAGGACTTTAAAGCAAAATACCATACGGATCTATTAAGCGAATTTATGGTTGAAAATCAGCGAGATTTTATGGCTTTAGCATCTCCTGAGACTTTGGTGAAATCCGTTAGAGGAGGAGAATCCATGAACGGGAATTATTTGTTGGAGAATAAGGATTATTTAGTCTTTAATTTTCTGGATTATTCCACATTTAAATCTGGAGTATTCGATAAAGAGAATTCCGAATTTTCAGTGTTTGCTTATATTTCTGAAAATCCAATTTTTAGACTTTTTGATGATCCACAAGTTCTAACTGATGATAATTTGCTCTATTTCCCAGTTTATGGCGAAAAGGTGATGTCAGATGATTTTATCAATCAAAATTTTGAATCAGAGTTTCAATCTAAATTAGTTGAAAAGTTAGAGGCGAAAGGGAAGGATTACCCTTATTTTATTTGTGTAAGTCGTATCAGGTAA
- a CDS encoding M42 family metallopeptidase translates to MEINVPLLKEICEIAGAPGFEKRVRDLVLDLVTPHVDEVKVDNIGNVIAIKKGKRNPDGKRVMVAAHMDEIGFIVTNIDDNGFLRFHTLGGFDPKTLTAQRVIVHGKKDIVGVMGSKPIHVMSPEERTKLPKTTDFFIDLGMPKSEVEKFITVGDPVTRDRELIEMGDCVNCKSIDNRVAVFILLETLKQLENPAYDVYATFTVQEEVGIRGANVAAHGINPDFGIALDTTIAFDVPGAQAHEKVTELGKGTAIKIMDALTICDYRMVEFMKQTAQKEEISWQPEILTAGGTDTAGVQRMGKQGAIAGAISIPTRHLHQVIEMSHKKDIFDSISLLKACLEQVDSYDWKH, encoded by the coding sequence ATGGAAATAAACGTACCATTACTTAAGGAAATTTGTGAAATAGCTGGAGCACCAGGCTTCGAAAAGCGTGTGAGAGATTTGGTCCTAGACCTTGTGACTCCACATGTGGATGAGGTGAAGGTTGATAATATCGGAAATGTAATTGCGATCAAAAAGGGGAAAAGAAACCCAGATGGCAAGCGCGTGATGGTGGCCGCTCACATGGATGAGATAGGTTTTATTGTTACCAATATTGATGATAATGGATTTCTTCGTTTCCACACCTTGGGAGGGTTTGATCCCAAAACTTTGACTGCCCAAAGAGTGATAGTTCATGGTAAAAAGGACATAGTAGGCGTGATGGGCAGTAAGCCAATTCATGTGATGTCACCTGAGGAGAGAACTAAGCTTCCGAAGACCACTGATTTTTTCATCGACTTGGGTATGCCCAAATCTGAAGTAGAAAAATTCATCACAGTTGGTGATCCTGTGACCAGAGATCGCGAATTGATAGAAATGGGAGATTGTGTCAACTGTAAGTCTATTGATAACAGGGTAGCAGTGTTTATTTTATTGGAGACCTTAAAGCAACTAGAAAATCCTGCCTATGATGTCTATGCAACTTTCACGGTTCAGGAAGAAGTGGGCATTAGAGGAGCCAATGTGGCGGCTCATGGGATAAACCCTGATTTTGGGATTGCTTTAGATACAACCATTGCTTTCGATGTACCAGGTGCACAGGCTCACGAAAAAGTAACCGAACTTGGAAAGGGTACGGCTATAAAAATCATGGATGCGTTGACTATATGTGATTATAGAATGGTGGAGTTTATGAAGCAAACTGCCCAGAAGGAAGAAATCAGTTGGCAGCCAGAGATTTTGACAGCTGGAGGTACCGATACTGCTGGAGTTCAAAGAATGGGGAAACAAGGAGCCATCGCTGGAGCAATCTCAATCCCTACAAGACATCTTCATCAGGTCATAGAAATGTCTCATAAGAAAGATATTTTTGATTCCATTTCACTTCTTAAAGCCTGCTTAGAGCAAGTAGATTCATACGATTGGAAACATTAA
- a CDS encoding DsrE family protein, with amino-acid sequence MNRLLKATLFFAAIFISQLTIAQTAQYPLVKGYGGIYEVPDAIERPDPSLDYKIIVDMSTGASDPKQISRWVDNVARMMNLHGLAGVKKEQMHVKVVIHGGAIFTVLNNEEYQSRYQVDNPNLPVYQALKDAGVEFLVCGQSMHARNLKKENISPLIGIAHSALTTITTYVPQGYTLLKF; translated from the coding sequence ATGAACCGACTACTTAAAGCAACGCTTTTCTTTGCTGCAATTTTTATTTCCCAATTGACTATCGCACAAACTGCACAGTATCCTTTGGTGAAGGGCTATGGAGGTATTTACGAAGTGCCAGATGCCATAGAAAGACCAGATCCTAGCCTAGATTATAAAATCATCGTGGACATGTCCACAGGTGCTTCTGACCCCAAACAAATTAGCCGTTGGGTAGATAATGTTGCTCGCATGATGAACCTACATGGATTGGCTGGAGTGAAAAAAGAACAGATGCATGTAAAAGTGGTAATCCATGGGGGAGCTATTTTTACGGTTCTAAATAATGAGGAATATCAAAGCAGATATCAAGTAGATAACCCTAACCTGCCTGTCTATCAGGCATTAAAAGATGCAGGGGTAGAATTCCTGGTTTGTGGACAGTCCATGCATGCCAGAAATCTTAAAAAAGAGAATATTTCTCCTTTGATTGGTATTGCGCATTCGGCATTGACTACCATCACCACATATGTTCCTCAAGGCTACACATTGCTGAAGTTCTAA
- a CDS encoding amidophosphoribosyltransferase, producing the protein MSDAIKHECGIAMIRLRKPVQYYIDKYGSAAYPANRLYVLMQKQLNRGQDGAGVANIKIGTDPGTRYISRYRSIEPSAVNYIFDKINKKYKKAKKLGGHDALTDGAWLKENIAFTGEVWLGHLRYGTHGENSIETCHPFLKQNNWRSRNLVMAGNFNMTNVEELFSKLVQLGQHPKEKTDTVTVMEKIGHFLDEENQRIFDKYKHQYSNEQITHVIENELDVARILRRSCRDFDGGYTMAGMIGNGSSFVVRDPSGIRPAYYYADDEVVVVASEKPAIKSAFNIDFNSIQEIKPGHALVINKDGSYAESEILPAREKTSCSFERIYFSRGTDPAIYQERKDLGKALIPQILKAIDFDLKNTVFSYIPNTAETAFLGMIEGLEDYLSAKRREVFMDNKPHMGELEELLNFRPRVEKLVSKDVKLRTFITNDDDRDTMVANVYDTTYEVVKSGVDSLVVIDDSIVRGTTLEKSILTTLDKLNPKRIIIVSSAPQIRFPDCYGIDMSRMKEFIAFRAALALIKERNMDDLLDTVHESCLNQPNAYENFVKRIYEPFTNDEISEKVSQIVVSGGIKAEVKVIFQTVENLHKCIPKHTGDWYFTGDYPTTGGTRVVNRSFANFMEGKTVRAY; encoded by the coding sequence ATGAGTGACGCCATCAAACACGAGTGCGGAATAGCAATGATCAGGCTTCGCAAACCTGTACAATATTACATCGATAAGTACGGGTCTGCCGCTTATCCAGCAAACAGGCTCTATGTCCTGATGCAAAAACAACTTAACCGAGGTCAAGATGGGGCAGGGGTTGCCAACATCAAGATTGGTACAGACCCAGGGACTAGGTATATCAGTAGATACCGTTCGATTGAGCCTTCAGCAGTCAACTATATCTTTGATAAAATCAATAAGAAGTATAAAAAGGCAAAGAAGCTAGGTGGGCATGACGCTTTGACGGATGGCGCTTGGCTTAAAGAAAATATTGCCTTTACAGGAGAAGTTTGGTTGGGACATTTACGCTACGGAACCCACGGTGAAAATAGCATTGAAACCTGCCATCCTTTTTTGAAGCAAAACAACTGGAGAAGCCGGAACCTAGTGATGGCCGGAAACTTCAACATGACGAATGTAGAAGAGCTATTCAGTAAGTTGGTTCAGTTGGGTCAGCACCCAAAAGAGAAGACGGATACGGTGACAGTGATGGAAAAGATCGGCCACTTCTTGGATGAAGAAAATCAGCGAATTTTTGATAAATACAAACATCAATATTCCAATGAACAAATCACCCATGTCATTGAGAATGAACTGGATGTTGCTAGAATACTAAGAAGATCTTGCCGAGATTTTGATGGAGGATACACGATGGCAGGAATGATTGGAAACGGATCTTCATTCGTAGTGAGAGACCCTTCAGGAATTCGTCCAGCCTATTATTATGCAGACGATGAAGTAGTCGTTGTAGCGTCAGAGAAGCCAGCCATCAAATCTGCTTTCAACATAGATTTTAATTCCATTCAGGAGATTAAGCCAGGGCATGCCTTGGTTATCAATAAAGACGGATCTTATGCAGAGTCTGAAATTCTCCCGGCAAGAGAAAAGACCTCTTGTAGCTTCGAGAGAATTTATTTTTCTAGAGGTACAGATCCGGCGATCTATCAGGAGCGAAAAGATTTGGGTAAAGCATTAATTCCGCAGATTCTTAAAGCGATTGATTTTGATTTGAAGAACACAGTTTTCTCTTACATTCCAAATACTGCTGAAACTGCATTCTTGGGAATGATTGAAGGATTGGAGGATTACTTGAGTGCCAAAAGAAGAGAGGTCTTCATGGATAACAAACCTCATATGGGTGAGCTTGAAGAACTTCTTAATTTCAGACCAAGGGTTGAGAAATTGGTCAGTAAGGATGTCAAATTGAGGACATTTATCACCAATGATGATGATCGAGACACCATGGTAGCCAATGTTTATGATACTACCTATGAAGTGGTAAAATCAGGAGTAGATTCTTTGGTGGTAATTGATGACAGTATTGTCAGAGGGACTACACTTGAAAAAAGTATTTTGACGACTTTAGACAAGTTAAATCCTAAGAGAATTATTATCGTTTCTTCAGCTCCTCAAATTAGATTCCCAGATTGCTACGGAATCGATATGTCGAGAATGAAGGAGTTTATTGCTTTCCGTGCAGCACTTGCTTTGATCAAGGAAAGGAACATGGATGATTTATTGGATACGGTTCACGAATCTTGCTTGAATCAGCCAAATGCCTATGAGAATTTTGTAAAGAGAATTTACGAACCATTTACTAATGATGAGATTTCTGAAAAAGTGTCTCAAATCGTTGTCTCTGGAGGTATCAAAGCTGAAGTGAAAGTGATATTCCAAACAGTGGAAAACCTTCATAAGTGTATCCCTAAGCATACGGGAGACTGGTATTTTACTGGTGATTATCCTACCACAGGGGGGACTAGAGTGGTGAACCGCTCTTTTGCCAACTTCATGGAAGGAAAAACTGTCAGAGCATACTAA
- a CDS encoding ATP-binding protein, with product MKKNSPSSKTASKVVIGFIFATIFLIGVAGLTYYTLNRLVKTVAELAEPNQKLNLLNELQAEIFEVSQIESVGPKGDFRVQDSTINSLNKKLDQLDEWATDDLEKANIEIIRNNLSTLITGYVDLFEVKNNLANRNFTREALRKVELGIRRRASEVETAPLRTIKPSDIILNQLEEQNAKLQELPTGQELQRGRLPADVAREEDKLVNYLKNLQKQNTQGNKDSQAGTLDSILYNIRGVISRIYREESYQRQKLATLESELSQKQSEIIGTIQQLLRTLQRRVLEDSDSQNVAAYGLANDVIFFLVLVVAFAVLGSAILVYSILKEIRLNRSYQENLLLSQQKAEQLAKSKQEFLANMSHEIRNPLHVIQGYQSVLEKSHLDTAQQSYLRMIGFASQTLMEIVDDVLDFSKLEAGKLKLEFTPFDPVNLFGSLQNFFELQADEKNLGFHWSVDLPEDKWLLGDQLRLKQILNNLLSNAFKFTEEGSINVGVKWVEGILTVEIKDTGIGMSEEVLEKVFLEFDQADNSISRKFGGTGLGLAIVHRLVHLMHGEINTSSKVGVGTCISISLPMETTKVQISDSINEEFNFIDLTGKKVLLVDDDKVGLKYLETILTYFGAEVISFPGGIEYRDNFEETEIDLAITDIQMPEFSGFEVVKSLRGFDAYEDLPILAMTANVFVEEKEKMMQEGFDELLFKPFQEKALVLCLGNVFPDRAKTKSLSYPSEAPVESNELFDLKDMKRFCMGDEALLLDILKDLIKDTDHDMKKLHNAREEDRWDEVLEICHQLGSRLGQIKSPSGELARKVENSLKLGTRNGLDEVLNLLELEVERLLGALSESLLSTESH from the coding sequence ATGAAAAAAAATAGTCCTTCATCCAAAACTGCCAGTAAGGTCGTTATCGGCTTTATCTTTGCCACCATCTTCTTGATCGGTGTGGCAGGGTTGACTTATTATACCCTCAATCGTCTGGTGAAAACTGTGGCGGAACTGGCCGAACCCAATCAAAAGTTAAATCTTTTGAACGAACTGCAGGCCGAGATTTTTGAAGTTTCACAGATTGAAAGTGTTGGGCCAAAAGGAGATTTTCGGGTTCAGGACTCCACCATCAATTCCTTAAATAAGAAGTTGGATCAGCTGGATGAATGGGCCACCGATGATCTGGAGAAAGCCAATATTGAAATTATCCGAAACAACCTTTCTACGCTCATTACTGGGTATGTGGATTTATTTGAAGTAAAGAATAACCTAGCCAATCGGAATTTTACACGTGAAGCTTTAAGAAAAGTGGAGTTGGGAATCAGAAGAAGGGCTTCGGAGGTGGAAACTGCACCCCTAAGAACCATTAAGCCATCGGATATTATCCTCAATCAGCTAGAAGAGCAGAATGCCAAACTTCAGGAATTGCCTACAGGGCAGGAGCTTCAAAGAGGAAGATTGCCAGCGGATGTTGCTCGAGAGGAAGATAAACTGGTCAACTACCTCAAAAACCTTCAAAAACAAAATACCCAAGGAAATAAGGATTCCCAAGCGGGGACTTTGGATAGTATCCTTTACAATATCCGCGGGGTGATTAGCAGGATTTATCGTGAAGAGTCTTATCAAAGGCAGAAACTGGCAACATTGGAATCCGAGCTTTCCCAAAAGCAAAGTGAGATCATTGGAACTATTCAGCAGCTACTAAGAACTTTGCAAAGGCGCGTTTTGGAGGATTCCGATTCTCAAAACGTGGCAGCTTATGGACTAGCAAATGATGTTATTTTCTTTTTGGTTTTAGTTGTGGCTTTTGCAGTACTTGGCTCAGCAATTCTGGTTTATTCCATTCTTAAAGAGATTCGCCTCAATAGATCTTATCAGGAAAATTTACTCCTCTCACAGCAAAAGGCCGAACAGCTGGCAAAATCGAAACAAGAGTTTCTGGCGAATATGAGTCATGAGATCCGTAATCCACTTCATGTGATTCAGGGTTACCAGTCTGTTTTGGAAAAATCACATCTTGATACGGCACAACAATCTTATTTGAGAATGATTGGCTTTGCTTCGCAGACCTTAATGGAAATCGTGGATGATGTGCTCGATTTTTCTAAACTGGAAGCAGGTAAGTTGAAGTTGGAATTCACTCCTTTTGACCCGGTAAATCTATTTGGTTCGCTTCAGAATTTTTTCGAATTACAAGCGGACGAAAAGAACCTTGGCTTTCATTGGTCGGTCGATCTCCCGGAAGATAAGTGGTTGCTTGGAGATCAATTGAGGCTCAAACAAATCCTTAATAATTTACTTTCCAACGCATTCAAATTTACCGAGGAAGGATCTATAAATGTGGGAGTGAAATGGGTGGAAGGAATTCTTACGGTAGAAATAAAAGATACTGGTATTGGGATGAGTGAGGAAGTTTTGGAAAAGGTGTTTTTGGAATTCGATCAAGCGGATAATTCAATTTCCAGGAAATTTGGAGGGACGGGACTAGGACTGGCAATTGTGCACCGACTGGTTCATTTGATGCATGGAGAAATCAATACTTCAAGCAAAGTTGGAGTAGGAACCTGTATTTCTATCTCCTTACCTATGGAAACCACCAAGGTGCAGATCTCCGATTCCATTAATGAAGAGTTTAATTTTATAGATTTGACTGGCAAGAAAGTACTCTTAGTGGATGATGATAAAGTAGGCTTAAAATATTTAGAGACCATTTTGACATATTTCGGCGCAGAAGTGATTTCTTTTCCAGGCGGGATAGAGTATAGAGATAATTTTGAGGAAACGGAAATAGACCTTGCCATCACTGATATACAGATGCCTGAATTTTCCGGTTTTGAGGTCGTAAAATCCCTTAGAGGTTTTGATGCGTATGAAGATTTGCCTATCCTAGCCATGACAGCAAATGTCTTTGTAGAGGAAAAGGAAAAGATGATGCAGGAAGGTTTTGATGAATTGCTTTTTAAGCCATTTCAAGAAAAAGCTTTAGTCTTATGCTTAGGAAATGTCTTCCCTGATCGGGCAAAAACAAAGAGTCTTTCTTACCCTTCAGAAGCTCCGGTGGAAAGTAATGAGCTTTTTGACTTGAAGGATATGAAACGCTTCTGCATGGGAGATGAAGCTTTATTATTAGATATCCTAAAAGATTTGATCAAGGATACAGATCACGATATGAAAAAGCTTCATAATGCCAGAGAAGAGGATCGATGGGATGAAGTCTTGGAGATTTGTCACCAACTGGGAAGTAGGCTAGGTCAGATTAAGAGTCCTAGCGGAGAACTGGCCAGGAAAGTGGAAAATAGCTTGAAATTAGGCACGAGGAATGGCCTTGATGAAGTATTGAATCTATTAGAACTGGAAGTGGAAAGGTTGCTGGGAGCTCTCTCAGAAAGTTTGCTTTCTACAGAGAGCCATTAA
- a CDS encoding four helix bundle protein produces MSQALKDRTKKFAIDVWYLCSKIPQTREFNNYVNQLLRCSSSVAANYRAAMRAKSNADFIYKLKIVEEEADESQFFLEILEKISSKQDLRLEIERLIKESDELIAIVVASLKTARSKIKD; encoded by the coding sequence ATGAGTCAAGCGTTAAAAGATCGGACTAAGAAGTTTGCAATTGATGTTTGGTATCTATGCTCAAAAATACCTCAAACGAGAGAATTCAATAATTATGTAAACCAGCTTTTGAGATGCTCTAGTTCAGTTGCAGCTAATTACCGAGCTGCAATGAGAGCAAAATCAAATGCTGATTTTATTTATAAACTTAAGATTGTAGAAGAGGAAGCCGATGAAAGTCAGTTTTTTCTTGAAATCCTAGAGAAAATTTCCTCAAAGCAAGACTTGAGACTAGAAATTGAAAGGTTAATAAAAGAATCAGATGAGCTAATTGCTATTGTTGTAGCAAGCCTTAAGACGGCTCGATCTAAAATTAAAGACTAA
- a CDS encoding bifunctional 5,10-methylenetetrahydrofolate dehydrogenase/5,10-methenyltetrahydrofolate cyclohydrolase, with protein MILIDGKKTSSDIKSEIAARVAEIKVEGGKTPHLAAILVGNDGASQTYVNAKVKACEFCGFESTLVRLEETISEEELLKVVEDINENPEIDGLIVQLPLPKHISVEKVTNKIKPEKDVDGFTPANVGRMALNWPAYVAATPYGIVELLKRYEIETSGKNCVVIGRSHIVGSPMSILMARNGYPGNATVTLTHSRTKNLEEIARSADILIVALGKPHFVTADMVKPGAVVIDVGIHRIEDASKKSGFRLVGDVKFDEVSEVASAITPVPGGVGPMTIASLLYNTLLAAEKKVYG; from the coding sequence ATGATCTTAATCGACGGAAAAAAAACATCCTCTGATATCAAGTCTGAAATTGCAGCTAGAGTTGCTGAAATAAAAGTTGAGGGTGGAAAAACACCACACTTAGCAGCTATTCTTGTAGGGAATGATGGGGCAAGTCAAACCTACGTAAACGCAAAAGTGAAAGCTTGTGAGTTTTGTGGTTTTGAATCTACCTTGGTAAGGTTGGAAGAAACAATTTCTGAGGAAGAGCTTTTGAAAGTAGTGGAGGATATTAACGAAAACCCTGAAATCGATGGGTTGATTGTTCAGCTCCCTCTTCCAAAGCATATTTCTGTAGAGAAAGTTACCAATAAGATTAAGCCTGAGAAGGATGTGGACGGATTTACTCCGGCAAACGTAGGGAGAATGGCACTTAACTGGCCAGCATACGTGGCAGCAACTCCTTATGGAATCGTGGAGCTGTTGAAAAGATATGAGATTGAAACTTCCGGGAAGAATTGTGTAGTCATAGGAAGAAGTCATATCGTCGGAAGCCCAATGAGTATTTTGATGGCTAGAAACGGCTATCCGGGGAATGCGACGGTGACTCTGACCCATAGCCGTACCAAGAACTTAGAGGAGATTGCACGATCTGCAGATATTTTGATCGTGGCTTTAGGTAAGCCTCATTTCGTAACTGCTGATATGGTAAAGCCAGGGGCTGTAGTGATTGATGTGGGGATCCACAGAATTGAAGATGCGAGCAAAAAATCTGGATTCAGGTTGGTGGGAGATGTGAAGTTTGATGAGGTTTCAGAAGTTGCTTCAGCGATCACGCCTGTACCAGGAGGTGTAGGTCCGATGACAATTGCATCTTTGCTTTACAACACTTTGTTGGCAGCAGAGAAGAAGGTCTACGGATAA
- a CDS encoding sigma-54-dependent transcriptional regulator — protein sequence MKHILLIEDDLTYSRIVKTFLEKNGYSVETCTKVKDAQQILSSKSFDLIIADFRLPDGTGMELLQWSKSKFPQTQVILITHYSDIRIAIKAMKLGAFEYITKPINPDELLATVKESLSAKSTPVEPTPISSPQPKSKDTKIAKGSYVIGSSNEAEKLEKHIQLVAPTDLSVLVLGETGTGKEFVSRRIHDLSTRKNGPFVAIDCGALPKELAGSELFGHVKGAFTGALEHKTGHFESANGGTIFLDEIGNLSYEVQIQLLRAIQERRIRKIGGNKEIQIDVRIIAATNDNLIANSGDGQFREDLYHRLNEFTLQAIPLRRRKEDMEDFTGQFLEESNERLNKSVKTLSPEVWDIFLAYDWPGNLRELRNIIKRAVLLTNGDQVEKDALPEGLYEPNSMSSASFSNSSISQPGELPSPKDYKTQWIEQEKELIQKVLNDTKFNKSKTARILKMDRKTLYSKMEKYGLD from the coding sequence ATGAAGCATATATTATTAATCGAAGATGATCTTACCTATTCAAGAATAGTAAAGACTTTTCTCGAGAAAAATGGGTACAGTGTTGAAACATGCACCAAGGTTAAAGATGCCCAACAAATCCTCAGCTCGAAAAGCTTTGATTTGATCATTGCTGATTTTCGTTTGCCTGATGGAACAGGAATGGAGCTATTACAATGGTCCAAATCCAAATTTCCGCAGACACAAGTAATTTTAATTACCCACTATTCTGACATCCGAATTGCTATTAAGGCGATGAAGCTTGGAGCTTTCGAATACATTACAAAACCAATCAACCCAGATGAGTTATTGGCAACGGTGAAGGAATCTTTGTCTGCAAAATCAACGCCTGTTGAACCGACACCAATTTCATCACCGCAACCTAAATCAAAGGACACTAAAATTGCCAAAGGTAGTTATGTCATAGGGAGCTCCAATGAAGCAGAAAAGCTGGAAAAACACATCCAATTAGTTGCGCCAACAGACTTAAGTGTTTTGGTTTTAGGAGAAACTGGAACAGGTAAAGAATTCGTATCCAGACGAATTCATGATTTATCTACCAGAAAAAATGGTCCTTTCGTAGCAATCGATTGTGGTGCTTTACCTAAAGAACTTGCCGGAAGTGAACTTTTTGGTCACGTAAAAGGTGCCTTTACCGGGGCTTTGGAGCATAAAACAGGTCATTTTGAATCTGCCAATGGCGGCACGATCTTCTTAGACGAAATCGGAAACCTGAGCTATGAAGTTCAGATACAATTACTTCGAGCGATTCAAGAAAGGAGAATCCGGAAAATTGGTGGAAATAAAGAGATCCAGATCGACGTAAGAATAATCGCAGCGACGAACGATAACTTAATCGCAAACTCTGGCGATGGTCAGTTTCGCGAAGATCTTTACCATAGACTAAACGAATTCACTCTTCAGGCAATCCCTTTAAGAAGAAGAAAGGAAGACATGGAAGATTTCACCGGACAATTCCTGGAGGAAAGTAATGAACGCCTAAACAAATCTGTCAAAACATTATCTCCCGAGGTTTGGGATATTTTTCTAGCCTATGATTGGCCAGGAAACCTGCGGGAATTAAGAAACATCATCAAGAGAGCTGTACTCTTGACAAATGGCGATCAGGTAGAAAAAGATGCATTGCCAGAAGGCTTGTACGAACCAAATTCTATGTCTAGCGCAAGTTTTTCAAACAGTTCAATTTCTCAACCAGGAGAGTTGCCTTCTCCAAAAGATTACAAAACACAATGGATTGAGCAGGAAAAAGAATTGATCCAAAAAGTCTTAAATGACACCAAATTCAATAAATCTAAAACTGCAAGGATATTGAAAATGGACAGAAAAACCTTGTATAGTAAAATGGAAAAATACGGGCTGGATTAA